The Schistocerca piceifrons isolate TAMUIC-IGC-003096 chromosome 11, iqSchPice1.1, whole genome shotgun sequence genome includes the window TCGATTTGTACAGTTGTTTTAGTCTGGTGTATCCGTGACGTTCCTCGAACCTCTCATCAACTGTTCTAATAGCTTGCACCGTGTAAGACATTTGTGTGGAATGCAGTACACACTTGGCTCTGAGACCTAGAgcgtctttaacattacaaagaagactttttatctttgttgacGATAGTGAAAGACACTGAAATCCATATTTCTGTAGGAGTCCCCAGTCACTCCAGATACTGGGCCAGTGCGAGGTAGATAAGTGATTCTTAGTTCTCTTTTTCTGTGTGTCTCAACCTCTTTCTTTTGCAATCTTGATGTTGACTGCAAAGCCTGTTGAATGAGTCTGCATCCCTTAGGGAGACTGTTCGAGGGTGTGTAATACTTTCATAAGCCACTCCTTGTCTGCTAGTGTAAAGAACTTCATAGACCAGAGTCTTCAGCATCAATTTTGTCTGTGAGGAGTGGTGACAGCTTGAGGTGTAGAGATATAAAAAATTGTGTGCATGTTTACTATGTACACTGTGACCCAGGGATTTTGCCCAGTTTTGTCTTAACCAACAAATTAAGGATAGATAGCCAGCCTCTTTTTTCTAAGCTCTGTCATAAATTTTATATAAGAATGGATATAGTTAAGATATTCCAAACACTCTTAAAGGTTTTCCTTTCCATGCGGTCACATGACAAACATGTCATGCATGTAAGAACAGATTCATTGGTTTGAACTTTGCAGATTCTAGTGCCTTTGCTTCAAAATGTTCCATGTGTGGATTTGTGACTTCAGGCATAAGGGCTAACTGCTGCAACACCAAcagtatgttaataataatttgtggcATAAAGGAAAGAAGTTGATGTCAGAATATGCCTAAAAAGTTATGTGAAACACTTGATTGCTTCCAAGGATTTACAAAGTGGGACTATTGTGAAGAGGGAAACTACGATGGGGCTGAGTTTCCAGAAGTACATCATTAATTCTATGAGTGTTACTAGCAATGTACGCTGTCTTGTCTTTTCTGTTCACTTGACCTACACTCCTTTTTCTGTTTAGATTTTAATGTGATTTTTCTGACAAGAATTGAGAAGAGGTGGTGATGTAACCTCGTTGTGACCTTGCTATCTATGACAGTCTTTACAGCTCAGCATACAAAAACTCAGTCATGTTGAGCATAAACTGTACCTTGTTCACTtacaaacatttgtttcttttagaTCCTCTTCGAGCCATGTGTGCCAGACACATCTCTAGTTTTTGGATGTGGGCTGTTCGAAGCACCAAAGGCATCTGCCAAAGTGATGAAAACTCCACACGAAACTTCGAACACAGAAGATATTTTACGCTATGGCATACAAGAGAAAGCTGTCCCTTCATGGATAAAGGCATACAAAGTGGAGACAAATACAGTTGTCGATCCCAGCAACTTTGAGCAGAGTGATCACCAGCGCATATCAGGTGACTTCAGTGAGAGGAGACCAGATTTCGAGGAGTTTGAAGAGCGAAGTGCTGAGAATTTTTCAGGAAGGACCAGTTCAGGGCCCGTTGGGGCAGGGAATATGTGTGTGGGACAGAAGACGGGGGACGGAACTCGTAAAGCCGATCGACTCGGGTATAAGAACTCGGTTGCAGTGCAGGAAATGAGAGAAAGAGGTGAGTCATTTGGAAAAAGTACCACCGATAATTTCCTCGATTCTGACACAGACCCGTTTGCAAAAAAATACCAATATGGTCTCAAAAGGAGCAAAGTGACAAATTCTCAGACTCGTGTTGAGATGTCGGATCGGCACTATGCTGAGCTGCAGGAAGGCACTGCTGCAGTGCCACATAAGCGTCTCGGGGATGTTGTGGACTGTACGGGACGTCCCACACAGGATTTGCCCGACATTATGGGCGTCCAGTGTGACAGTACCGTTTCGGCGACAGTCACTGCACCTGGAGGAGAGATACAGGGTGTGGAGGAGGAGCGTGGCAGCTTTCCACCGGGTCACTCGGACCGACAGGGAGGAGTCGCTCGCTACGTCGATTCGTCCGATCGGGTCGCACTCGGAGGGGCGGGGTACGTCGCCTCGGATGTAAGTGGCCTGCGGGTACCCCAGGCTTTCGGCTTTCAGAAGGAAAGAGAAAAATCTACAGGGCCACACAAAGGTTTTATTTCGTCAGACTGCAGCCTAAGTGACGGTTCTCCTCTCAGTTTGGGAAGACGCAGACGGAAGTGGAAAAACAGACTGGTGAAAGAAAGTGACCCGGGATCAGTTCCGTGCAAAAATCTTGGAAtaaatgtgagggagagagaactCCTCACAGTCGGCAATTCTGAAACGCGCGACAGTCCCAGGCGTGCAAAGAGGGGGAGCTCCGCGGGATCGCCCCTCACGGACTTCGGAAACGCACGCACTGCGGAGGGGCTCGGAGGGTCGCGGGTCCCAGTGTTGGACCCTCTTATAAGGGCACTGTTCCACCTGCAGAACCGCCACACAGAGCTGCTGCTAAAGCTGGCGGCAGATGTGGGTGAGGTGGCTCACAAGCAGAGGAGGATGTTTGACGTCTTCCAGAAACTGCAGAGTGCCTTCTGTGACAGTGGCACCCGGACTGCCGCCGAGGTGCCTGTGGGGAGTGGCGGGGTCCAGAGGAGGCACTGCGACAAGTGCACCCAGACGAGCTGTGACGGTGGCGACCGGGTACCAGTGGCTGTGACGGATGCCTGGACGCAGTCGGGCAGTACGGGAGACACGGAAGGTAGCAGTTACAGGGCAGGTCATCTGGAAAGTGGGGTCGTGGCTGTGACTGAGACTGAGAGCGGAGGCTCGCACAAGACACGTGAAGGTCTCGGTGGAGCAGTGTGTGCTGTGAGTGAAGGGACAGGACATCTGGCCGAGAGTGGAACCTGCATCGGTGATAGGTATGTTTTCCTGTTGTCACTGGGTATCGCATGAGTTTTAAATGTATTCATCTTTGCATTTTGTGGTAGAGATCCCATACACACTTTGTCATTTGTTGTGAAGTCTCCATTCAGTTGAATACATACACCATTTTGCTCATTGTCAGTCAAGACTTCATTTGCTTTAATGTTTGGAGCACACTCTCACTGAAGCGGTGGTTTAAAATACAATGTTTCCTGGATagaaatgtgttttattttgtctAATTTATGTAATAATTCTTGTGCTATTTTAATTTAAAGATTTAATTTGTTATTTAACAATGTAACAAAGAACACTACTTTAATTTCACACCAATAAAGCAGGTCCTGTGTAATTAGTGTTTTAAAAAGTGTTTGAATTACTGGGAGGTACAAGGAAATATGTTTTGATTAATCATGTTATTAATCAAAATTATGCCAGcataaaactatgtgaaataaGCCCATTTAAATGATTTTTGAAGCAGTGGTGTACAGTCCAATTTGACGATACACAGAAGTGTGAAATttaagataatggaatgcagtcaaattaaatgagACATTGCCGAGGCAATTAGATTGTGAAATGACACAGTAAAAGTAGTCAGTGACTTTTGCTATGTGGCCAGTAGAATGACTGATGACGGCCagtgtagagaggatattaaatgcagACACAGATACTCTGAAATAGTTAAATTTGctaacatggaatataaattttcATCAGAAAGTTTGTTCTGCAGGTGTCTGTCTGCAGTGTAGGCTCCTACAGAAGTTTGACACCGACAGTAAGCACATCAGACTAGGGAGAACAAAACCTTCTGAAGCGTGGTGCTGACGATAATATGGGTAGATCAGACGACGAATGAAGATGTGCCAAAGGGAATtagtgagaaaagaaatttatggcagaagtTGACTAAAGGAACGGATAAATTAATAGGACACATCCTCGGGCATctaggaatcatcagtttggtaatggatcgAGTACGAGGATAAAGTAGCGAGTGACCAACGTTTGAATACAGTAGCAGATTCAAGTGGATTAGGTTACTTTAGCTGTGCATGTCTCTTGATATTTATTAGAGAGTCACATGTACAGTAAAAGTTATGTACTGTGCTGGGTGATTGATCgattttgttgtttaattttttaaaattattttcaaaagaatcaCATGAATTTTTCACGGTTTTGTAAGGAATTGGGACGAGACAGTGTCTGTCTTCAGACTGTGATAGATAAAAAGTGGAGACAAGAATCATCACAGAACCTGTAACTGCTGCCAAGTAACCATGTACAGTTGTCATTCATGCTGTCTTTCTTTGGTAGTTTACTTCTTATTTGTGATTAATGTTTATCATTCTCAGGTGATTTTATCCGTAGCAATTAGTATTATTGACAATGTGTGGGGAATATTAAATCATCAGTTGCACCATGTGTCTTTAGGTATAACTATATTCTTATTTATCAAGAAGTAGATAGTTACTTGACTGAGTTTATATGTTCTGCAATAATCCTTTGTCTCCTTGTTTTTTTTACTTACCGGAAGTCTGTGGAACACGGCCACGAGACTGAGAAATGGTTGTGTGactgtttgtgtaaaataaaaaatgataaagacAGTATACAGCTGACGAGAGATGTCTTTTGCAGGTTGGAGACAACAGAGGTCAGAGCGAGGGTAGGCTCAGGTGCCACCCGGGGAGGCAAGGACTCTGGCAAGGCAGCAAATCCTGGTGATGTGTGGAGGCTTATAGGAGCCGTGCGGAGCATCGCTGCCAGGTACAACGAGTGTTGGTGTGGAGGGTGTCGTTAGTTGGTAGCACTACTACAGAAACCGTATAAACAGAATATGAGCTTGAATTGAATTATTTGTGCACGCCCATGTAATATAtagagttggtgcataagtttgtagtgcTTTTCCATGGGTCTTTGTGTATCTGCTGTATTTATACAAAGACTTTAGTCTTATAATATATTCTCTTTGACTACTTGCAACAGTTTGCTAACACTGGGTTAACTGTCTGATTCTGCAGCTTTTGATTCATGtgtttttgaggcaaagaactcgttaAGTCACGTTCAGAGTGCATTCCCATCCAGAAAAGAAGATCTTTGACGCTTGTTTGatggagagcagaaaaggtgaaaatctgagggtgcgacatcaggtgaataaggtggctacggaatgacttcccaacccaactcctgtatagcgtttttcgTCAGTCAAGAGGAATGTGGACGGGCATTACTGTGGCATAGCATCACTTTTCACAGTGTTCTTGGTCATCGTTCTCAGATTGCatgtgcaagatgtctcagttgttgacaataaatgtgagcagtgatggttacatctcaggGAAGCAGTTTGTAGTGCAacaccatcactgttccaccagaagcATAATGTTATCTTTTCTGGAagcgtgcaggtctttgtacggggagttgctactttgtttgggttcaaccatttCTCACCACCAGTGACAATatgggataggaatggttggtgttgttcacaagccaaatgatgacgagcaagcagagatgaacatacggccacccactgatttttatgattttgacttagagcattcGGTACCCGTACACCTAGTTTTTGAacattccccactgcatgcaaatgtcacatgatgctgcagtgatcacagttcatcacattttccatttATTGAGTGCACTGGTGTGgataattgtgaattaatgcgtttaaacaatctttGTCAAAccttgaaggtcttcctgaatgtggagagtcactgatgtcaaaatgATCCTTCTCAAAATGAGAATAGCATTTTCTTCCCATGCTttatccaatggcattatccccatacacagtgcaaatgtttctggctgtttcCACTGCTGTCATCCCTTgttgaactcaaacaaaagaatatgtgtgaaatattcTGATTTCTTCATTTGGCACTCTATAAAATAGCGTCCACAGCTTCACTTATTTGGTCgaaaagacaaaatgtatgtaaactcagatagcaacattaaactataaatgaaaagaaaaaaattcagtcaataaataaaaccatagcaactggaatataaacatgcgaaacaaaaatgctatgaacttatgcctcaacctaataataataataataataataataataataataataataataataactaccaATGCCAGCAGCTTTGCAAGTGTAGCATTAAGTATCTACAGCCAGACAACTTGCCTGCCATAATGAGAATAAATGATATACACAAACCTTCGTCATGATTTAGTCTGTGCTAGTGAAAATTGTATAAAAAAACCCTACAGTAGTTCTTGAGAGTTATCTTcacaaacagacagaaaaatatgattttgggaagggggggagaggagggcTTTAATTCAATAATAGACGTATAATACTTGAGCAAGCTAGTTTCCATAGCAGATTTGGCAAACTTCAAcatagttttttctgcagaaattaaaCAAATATGGATGCCTCTATGGTAGATTTAGTGAATTTTGTAAAGGCCTTGGACTGAATTA containing:
- the LOC124720086 gene encoding uncharacterized protein LOC124720086 isoform X2, whose amino-acid sequence is MDDKLLPREVPEPTRFPSILFEPCVPDTSLVFGCGLFEAPKASAKVMKTPHETSNTEDILRYGIQEKAVPSWIKAYKVETNTVVDPSNFEQSDHQRISGDFSERRPDFEEFEERSAENFSGRTSSGPVGAGNMCVGQKTGDGTRKADRLGYKNSVAVQEMRERGESFGKSTTDNFLDSDTDPFAKKYQYGLKRSKVTNSQTRVEMSDRHYAELQEGTAAVPHKRLGDVVDCTGRPTQDLPDIMGVQCDSTVSATVTAPGGEIQGVEEERGSFPPGHSDRQGGVARYVDSSDRVALGGAGYVASDVSGLRVPQAFGFQKEREKSTGPHKGFISSDCSLSDGSPLSLGRRRRKWKNRLVKESDPGSVPCKNLGINVRERELLTVGNSETRDSPRRAKRGSSAGSPLTDFGNARTAEGLGGSRVPVLDPLIRALFHLQNRHTELLLKLAADVGEVAHKQRRMFDVFQKLQSAFCDSGTRTAAEVPVGSGGVQRRHCDKCTQTSCDGGDRVPVAVTDAWTQSGSTGDTEGSSYRAGHLESGVVAVTETESGGSHKTREGLGGAVCAVSEGTGHLAESGTCIGDRLETTEVRARVGSGATRGGKDSGKAANPGDVWRLIGAVRSIAARYENNEFIKAPRLEDVAEVSENSSDSEDGEASEVGDESLTIGDLSLVPQNVSLSPDPSLRIDPGGLEISSDALATGSDDSETEVSAHSSKMKEGHSENTDMTAVYLYRNIFSKVQEILDHSKTASEGRRDSSGKKPSTSEAENGRTKNR
- the LOC124720086 gene encoding uncharacterized protein LOC124720086 isoform X1; translated protein: MDDKLLPREVPEPTRFPSILFEPCVPDTSLVFGCGLFEAPKASAKVMKTPHETSNTEDILRYGIQEKAVPSWIKAYKVETNTVVDPSNFEQSDHQRISGDFSERRPDFEEFEERSAENFSGRTSSGPVGAGNMCVGQKTGDGTRKADRLGYKNSVAVQEMRERGESFGKSTTDNFLDSDTDPFAKKYQYGLKRSKVTNSQTRVEMSDRHYAELQEGTAAVPHKRLGDVVDCTGRPTQDLPDIMGVQCDSTVSATVTAPGGEIQGVEEERGSFPPGHSDRQGGVARYVDSSDRVALGGAGYVASDVSGLRVPQAFGFQKEREKSTGPHKGFISSDCSLSDGSPLSLGRRRRKWKNRLVKESDPGSVPCKNLGINVRERELLTVGNSETRDSPRRAKRGSSAGSPLTDFGNARTAEGLGGSRVPVLDPLIRALFHLQNRHTELLLKLAADVGEVAHKQRRMFDVFQKLQSAFCDSGTRTAAEVPVGSGGVQRRHCDKCTQTSCDGGDRVPVAVTDAWTQSGSTGDTEGSSYRAGHLESGVVAVTETESGGSHKTREGLGGAVCAVSEGTGHLAESGTCIGDRLETTEVRARVGSGATRGGKDSGKAANPGDVWRLIGAVRSIAARVEESGSKTRHPSGEAGTGNDEAEEECGDRSRQVEVAGLVAAMRSAVLRYENNEFIKAPRLEDVAEVSENSSDSEDGEASEVGDESLTIGDLSLVPQNVSLSPDPSLRIDPGGLEISSDALATGSDDSETEVSAHSSKMKEGHSENTDMTAVYLYRNIFSKVQEILDHSKTASEGRRDSSGKKPSTSEAENGRTKNR